The following proteins are encoded in a genomic region of Doryrhamphus excisus isolate RoL2022-K1 chromosome 6, RoL_Dexc_1.0, whole genome shotgun sequence:
- the chst6 gene encoding carbohydrate sulfotransferase 6 — translation MPHRVKLSTVVFLVILQGAAVVLFCGWYIPLSGPCGSAPSDGKVHVLLLSSWRSGSSFVGQVFSQHPSVFYLMEPAWHVWTKLRNTGAHALRMAVRDLTRSVFQCDLSVMEAYLPERHNVSSLFMWSHSRALCSPPACPLTARGHFSNQTQCLHACDASGLQGAQAACASYSHVVLKEVRFFELESLYPLFQDPSLDLRIIHLVRDPRAVLRSREESARAFVSDNNVVLEHRTVPAAEVQYQVMQEICRSHVRVAERALRKPPPFLKGRYKLVRYEDVARNPLEEIAAMYEFVGLDMSGQLREWIHQLTHGKGKGSGKEAFKITSRNAADVSQAWRTTLTHSKVKRVQEVCQGAMSMLGYRTVRNDKEQKRLDADLLVPREPYRFSWLPAKTDYSAKS, via the coding sequence ATGCCTCACAGAGTGAAACTCAGCACTGTGGTGTTTCTGGTGATACTTCAGGGAGCGGCCGTGGTCCTCTTCTGCGGTTGGTACATCCCGCTCAGCGGCCCCTGCGGCTCGGCACCCTCGGACGGGAAAGTCCACGTGCTGCTGCTGTCCTCGTGGAGATCGGGTTCCTCCTTTGTGGGTCAGGTGTTCAGTCAGCACCCGTCTGTCTTCTACCTCATGGAGCCCGCTTGGCACGTCTGGACCAAACTAAGGAACACCGGCGCTCATGCGCTGCGAATGGCTGTCAGGGATCTAACGCGTAGCGTGTTCCAGTGCGACTTGTCCGTGATGGAGGCCTACCTACCGGAGCGCCACAACGTATCGTCTTTGTTCATGTGGAGCCACAGTCGAGCGCTGTGCTCGCCGCCGGCCTGCCCCCTCACCGCACGCGGCCATTTCAGCAATCAAACGCAATGCCTCCACGCGTGTGATGCGAGCGGCCTGCAGGGGGCGCAGGCAGCCTGCGCCTCTTACAGTCACGTCGTGTTGAAAGAGGTGCGGTTCTTTGAACTGGAATCCTTATATCCTCTCTTTCAGGATCCGAGCCTCGACTTGCGTATCATTCATCTGGTTCGAGATCCACGAGCCGTGTTGCGGTCTCGGGAGGAGTCGGCTAGAGCGTTTGTTAGCGACAACAACGTTGTCTTGGAGCACAGAACCGTACCGGCGGCCGAGGTGCAGTATCAAGTCATGCAGGAGATCTGCCGCAGCCACGTGCGCGTCGCCGAACGGGCGCTGCGGAAACCACCGCCGTTTCTGAAAGGCCGCTATAAACTGGTACGTTACGAGGACGTGGCGAGAAATCCACTCGAGGAGATCGCCGCCATGTACGAGTTTGTCGGATTGGACATGAGCGGTCAGCTGAGGGAATGGATTCATCAGCTGACTCACGGAAAAGGTAAAGGTTCGGGGAAAGAGGCCTTTAAGATCACGTCAAGGAACGCGGCCGATGTGTCCCAGGCTTGGCGCACCACGCTCACGCACAGTAAGGTCAAGCGCGTCCAGGAAGTGTGCCAGGGCGCCATGTCGATGCTGGGATACAGGACGGTTCGCAACGACAAAGAGCAGAAGAGACTTGACGCGGATTTGCTGGTACCGCGGGAACCGTACCGCTTcagctggttgccagccaaaaCCGACTACTCGGCTAAAAGTTAA